A section of the Malus sylvestris chromosome 17, drMalSylv7.2, whole genome shotgun sequence genome encodes:
- the LOC126611647 gene encoding histone acetyltransferase HAC1-like isoform X3 has translation MNDRKFTEIVKKLDEGLLRSAQDKDDYMNLETLESRLHNLIKPSPNQSQQFQQAVNSSSPAGMMIPTPGMSHSGNSNMMVTSSMDASMNTTRGSTGIAPMTVNTGNLVPTGALHGGSFNRSDGSISNGYQQSPASVSVGAGGNISSMGVQRMASQMIPTPGFNSSNNQSYMNLDSSNNGGGFCTVDSLMVTQPQQQQQHIGGQNSRILHSLGSQINTGIRSGMLQKSYGLPNGALNGGLGFGNSLPVVNESGTSEGYLTSTPYANSSKPLQQHFDQHQRPVMQGDSYGMSNADSFVPGNYYGAATSVGSMLNPQNLNSVSSIPVSKAISPLVNSQSNMHGAQQSVHAKPQQPDQLEKMNFQTPLSSRVNIFHSHQQQQFQQQPNQYQQQPNQYQQQQHLGHQQRQQKQQNQQPQHLLNNDAFGHSRITPDVSSQANRGVDHHSEVMHQQGTEQFQLSEMHNQFHQHPADDRLRNAQHIPSRQHGISSSLSQASQPMQQILHPHQLVAESQNDFSPLSAGAQDQWHPQSQDGSHRQVNMSHEQHLQEDFRQRISGKDEAHCNNLSSEGPNAVQTISPRSTSRPPNSSSAVFGSSNGNQEKQFKNQQRWLLFLRHARRCSAHEGKCRERNCVTVQQLLKHMVTCNLPQCPHPRCHVTKKLVHHNKTCKDPACPVCSPVRNYLLRHPNKAHNHLVSDSGLQNSINGSCKAYDSEDASARLVLKTNPAVETSEDMQLSIKRMKIEQSSQPVLSDSVSSAVKVSAIIEPHVPQDIQIQDYQHGEISMPVKSEVAKVKMEVPSSSGQRSVDEMKDIVEDNCNQRHEGEPVSYNEPAGLAKQENIKLENETYPAKQENATHTVENAAGTKSGKPKIKGVSMTELFTPEQVRAHITGLRQWVGQSKAKAEKNQAMEHSMSENSCQLCAVEKLTFEPPPIYCTPCGVRIKRNAMYYTMGAGDTRHYFCIPCYNEARGDMIVVDGNNIPKARLEKKKNDEETEEWWVQCDKCEAWQHQICALFNGRRNDGGQAEYTCPNCYIQEVERGERKPLPQNAVLGAKDLPRTILSDHIEQRLFKKLKVERQERARQQGKSYDEVPGAESLVIRVVSSVDKKLEVKQRFLEIFQEENYPTEFPYKSKVVLLFQKIEGVEVCLFGMYVQEFGAESQFPNQRRVYLSYLDSVKYFRPEVKAVTGEALRTYVYHEILIGYLEYCKLRGFTSCYIWACPPLKGEDYILYCHPEIQKTPKSDKLREWYLAMLRKAAKEGIVVELTNLYDHFFVTTAECKAKVTAARLPYFDGDYWPGAAEDLINQMRQEEDGRKQNKKGSTKKTITKRALKASGQTDLSANASKDLLLMHKLGETISPMKEDFIMVHLQYACSHCCILMVSGNRWSCTQCRNFQLCDKCYEAEQKREERDRHPINQREKHELRPFQIADVPMETKDRDEILESEFFDTRQAFLSLCQGNHYQYDTLRRAKHSSIMVLYHLHNPTAPAFVTTCNICHLDIETGQGWRCEVCPEYDVCNNCYQKEGGVDHHHKLTNHPSIADRDAQNKEARQMRVVQLRKMLDLLVHASQCRSAQCQYPNCRKVKGLFRHGIHCKVRASGGCVLCKKMWYLLQLHARACKVSECHVPRCRDLKEHLRRLQQQSDSRRRAAVMEMMRQRAAELHNSSG, from the exons ATGAATGACAGGAAGTTTACGGAGATTGTTAAAAAATTGGATGAGGGTTTATTGAGAAGTGCTCAGGACAAg GACGACTATATGAACCTGGAAACGTTAGAGAGTCGTTTGCACAATTTGATTAAGCCATCCCCAAATCAAAGCCAACAGTTTCAACAGGCTGTTAATTCTTCCTCTCCTGCTGGTATGATGATACCAACTCCTGGTATGTCACACAGTGGGAATTCAAATATGATGGTTACTTCTTCTATGGATGCTTCTATGAACACCACTAGAGGAAGTACTGGCATAGCGCCTATGACAGTCAACACAGGAAACTTGGTGCCCACTGGTGCCTTACATGGCGGCTCGTTCAATAGATCTGATG gttCTATATCTAATGGTTATCAGCAGTCTCCTGCCAGTGTGTCTGTTGGTGCTGGAGGGAACATATCATCAATGGGTGTGCAAAGAATGGCTAGCCAAATGATTCCTACCCCTGGGTTTAATAGCAGTAATAATCAGTCTTACATGAATTTGGATTCTTCTAATAATGGAGGTGGGTTCTGTACTGTTGATTCTTTAATGGTAACACAACCACAACAGCAACAGCAGCATATTGGTGGTCAAAATAGCCGTATACTTCATAGCCTTGGCAGCCAAATAAATACTGGAATAAGGTCTGGCATGCTGCAGAAGTCTTATGGGTTGCCAAATGGGGCTCTAAATGGTGGGTTGGGATTTGGGAACAGTTTACCAGTGGTTAATGAGTCTGGTACTTCTGAGGGCTATCTGACCTCAACACCCTATGCTAACTCTTCCAAACCATTACAACAGCACTTTGACCAACATCAGCGGCCGGTAATGCAAG GTGATAGCTATGGAATGAGCAATGCTGATTCTTTTGTGCCTGGAAACTACTATGGTGCTGCGACATCTGTTGGGTCAATGTTGAATCCTCAGAATTTGAATTCAGTCAGTTCAATACCCGTGTCCAAGGCCATCTCTCCCCTTGTAAATAGTCAGTCAAATATGCATGGTGCACAGCAAAGTGTACATGCGAAGCCTCAACAACCTGATCAATTGGAAAAGATGAATTTCCAAACTCCTCTATCTTCAAGAGTGAATATTTTCCATtctcatcaacaacaacaatttcaACAGCAACCTAATCAGTATCAACAGCAACCTAACCAGTATCAACAACAGCAGCATTTAGGTCACCAACAACGTCAACAGAAGCAGCAAAATCAGCAGCCCCAGCATTTGTTAAACAACGATGCTTTTGGTCATTCTCGGATCACACCTGATGTAAGTAGTCAAGCAAATCGTGGTGTGGACCACCATAGTGAAGTTATGCACCAACAAGGTACAGAACAGTTCCAATTATCAGAGATGCATAACCAATTCCATCAGCACCCTGCTGATGATCGGTTGAGGAATGCGCAGCATATCCCATCCCGGCAACATGGTATCTCCTCTTCGTTGTCTCAAGCTTCTCAGCCAATGCAACAGATATTGCATCCTCACCAACTGGTTGCAGAGTCTCAAAATGATTTCAGCCCTCTTTCTGCTGGAGCTCAAGATCAATGGCATCCTCAGTCACAAGATGGGAGTCACAGACAGGTCAACATGTCCCATGAGCAGCATCTCCAGGAAGATTTCCGTCAGAGGATATCTGGGAAAGATGAAGCCCATTGTAATAATTTGTCTTCAGAAGGACCAAATGCTGTTCAAACAATTTCACCTAGAAGCACATCTCGTCCCCCCAATTCATCTAGTGCTGTTTTTGGATCTTCTAATGGCAATCAGGAGAAACAGTTCAAAAATCAACAGAGATGGCTTTTGTTCTTGCGCCATGCTCGGCGTTGTTCAGCCCATGAAGGGAAATGTCGCGAACGTAATTGTGTAACTGTTCAACAATTGTTAAAGCACATGGTAACATGCAATTTACCTCAATGCCCACATCCTCGTTGTCATGTTACCAAGAAATTGGTTCATCATAACAAGACTTGCAAGGACCCAGCTTGCCCTGTTTGCTCGCCTGTGAGGAATTATCTGCTGAGACATCCAAATAAGGCACACAATCATCTAGTTTCTGATTCTGGTTTGCAGAATTCAATAAATGGATCATGTAAAGCCTATGATAGTGAAGACGCTTCAGCTAGATTGGTTTTGAAGACAAATCCGGCTGTTGAAACTTCTGAAGATATGCAACTTTCTATAAAACGCATGAAGATAGAGCAGTCCTCTCAACCTGTTCTTTCCGATAGTGTTAGTTCTGCAGTAAAAGTTTCTGCGATTATTGAACCCCATGTACCCCAGGATATACAGATTCAGGATTACCAACATGGTGAGATTTCTATGCCAGTCAAGTCCGAGGTTGCAAAAGTGAAAATGGAGGTTCCTTCAAGTTCTGGACAACGGAGTGTTGATGAGATGAAGGATATTGTTGAGGATAACTGCAATCAAAGGCATGAAGGTGAACCTGTCTCATATAATGAGCCCGCTGGTTTAGCTAAGCAAGAAAACATAAAACTTGAGAATGAAACTTATCCAGCTAAACAAGAAAATGCTACGCATACTGTGGAAAATGCAGCTGGAACAAAGTCTGGGAAGCCTAAAATAAAGGGGGTATCAATGACTGAACTGTTCACTCCGGAGCAAGTTAGGGCCCACATTACAGGTCTCAGGCAGTGGGTTGGCCAG AGCAAAGCAAAGGCAGAGAAGAATCAAGCAATGGAGCATTCAATGAGTGAGAACTCCTGTCAGTTGTGTGCAGTTGAGAAGCTTACATTTGAGCCACCGCCGATATATTGCACACCTTGCGGTGTTCGTATCAAGCGCAATGCAATGTACTATACAATGGGGGCTGGTGACACACGACATTATTTCTGTATTCCATGCTATAATGAGGCTCGTGGAGACATGATAGTTGTTGATGGGAATAACATTCCAAAGGCAAggctagagaagaagaaaaatgatgaaGAGACTGAAGAGTGG TGGGTCCAATGTGACAAATGCGAAGCTTGGCAACATCAAATTTGTGCTTTGTTTAATGGCCGAAGGAATGATGGTGGGCAAGCCGAATACACTTGCCCTAATTGTTATATACAAGAGGTTGAAAGGGGAGAGCGTAAACCTTTACCACAGAATGCTGTTCTGGGGGCCAAAGATTTGCCAAGGACAATACTGAGTGACCACATAGAGCAACGGTTATTTAAGAAACTGAAGGTTGAAAGACAAGAGAGGGCAAGGCAGCAGGGAAAGAGTTATGATGAG GTTCCTGGGGCAGAATCGCTTGTAATCAGGGTTGTTTCGTCGGttgacaaaaaattggaagtaaaGCAGCGGTTCCTTGAAATTTTTCAGGAAGAAAATTATCCAACAGAGTTCCCATATAAATCTAAG GTTGTATTGTTGTTTCAGAAAATTGAAGGTGTAGAAGTATGCCTATTTGGCATGTATGTTCAAGAATTTGGAGCTGAAAGCCAGTTTCCAAATCAGCGCCGTGTTTATCTATCGTACTTGGATTCTGTTAAGTATTTCAGGCCTGAGGTTAAAGCGGTCACGGGAGAGGCTCTCCGCACATATGTTTACCATGAAATTTTG ATTGGATACCTTGAATATTGCAAGCTACGAGGGTTTACAAGCTGCTATATATGGGCTTGTCCTCCGTTGAAGGGTGAAGATTATATTCTATATTGTCATCCGGAGATTCAGAAAACACCAAAATCTGATAAGCTTCGTGAATG GTATTTGGCAATGCTTAGGAAAGCTGCCAAGGAAGGCATTGTTGTTGAACTCACTAAtctatatgaccatttctttgtaACTACTGCTGAATGCAAGGCCAAAGTCACTGCAGCTAGGCTGCCCTATTTTGATGGTGACTACTGGCCTGGTGCAGCTGAGGATCTGATTAATCAGATGCGTCAAGAAGAGGACGGGAGAAAACAGAATAAGAAAGGATCAACCAAAAAGACTATAACAAAAAGGGCTCTAAAAGCTTCTGGTCAGACTGATCTTTCTGCTAACGCGTCAAAGGATCTGCTACTAATGCACAAA CTTGGAGAAACCATTTCGCCAATGAAGGAGGATTTCATCATGGTTCATTTGCAGTACGCATGCTCCCACTGTTGTATACTAATGGTATCAGGAAACCGTTGGTCCTGCACTCAATGCAGAAATTTTCAGCTTTGTGACAA GTGTTATGAAGCAGAGCAAAAACGGGAAGAAAGAGACAGGCACCCTATCAATCAGAGGGAAAAGCATGAATTGCGTCCT TTTCAAATTGCTGATGTACCTATGGAGACAAAGGACAGAGATGAAATCCTTGAGAGTGAATTCTTTGACACTAGACAGGCATTTCTCAGTCTTTGTCAAGGGAATCATTATCAGTATGATACTTTACGGCGGGCTAAACATTCCTCTATCATGGTCCTTTACCATCTTCATAACCCAACTGCTCCTGCGTTTGTGACAACATGCAATATATGTCATCTCGACATTGAAACAGGGCAAGGTTGGCGTTGTGAAGTTTGCCCTGAATATGATGTATGCAATAACTGTTATCAGAAGGAAGGCGGTGTAGATCATCATCATAAGTTGACAAATCATCCATCCATCGCTGATCGCGatgcacaaaacaaagaagCTAGACAAATGCGAGTTGTACAG CTTCGGAAAATGCTTGATCTTCTGGTGCATGCATCACAATGTCGTTCTGCACAATGTCAATACCCCAATTGCCGTAAGGTGAAGGGGCTTTTCCGCcatggaattcattgcaaagtCCGTGCATCTGGAGGATGTGTTCTCTGCAAGaaaatgtggtatcttcttcAACTTCATGCTCGAGCTTGCAAAGTATCCGAGTGCCATGTGCCGCGTTGCAG AGATTTAAAGGAGCATTTGAGGAGACTACAGCAGCAGTCTGATTCAAGAAGAAGAGCTGCTGTGATGGAGATGATGAGACAGAGGGCTGCCGAGCTACACAACAGTTCTGGGTGA